The Apium graveolens cultivar Ventura chromosome 10, ASM990537v1, whole genome shotgun sequence nucleotide sequence CAGGACTAAGGTTTGTTAttcttagaagaatttgagctttccttGCCCCCATTCCGGATTGGTTGAGTtcggccaatcaggactaaggtttgttgttcttagaagaatttgagcttttcttgctaCTCAGTCCGGATTgggttgagttcagccaatcaggatcAAGGTTGGTTgcctttagaagaatttgagctttccttgccccacagtccggattgcgctgagttcggtgAATTAAGACTAAGGTTGGTTgttcttagaagaatttgagtttTCCTTGCCCCCAGTCCAGATTGGGCTGAGTtcggccaatcaggactaaggttggttgttcttaaaagaatttgagctttccttgccccctagtccggattggttgagttcggccaatcaggactaaagtttgttatttttagaagaatttgagctttccCTGCTCCCCAGTCCGGATTGGGTTGAGTTCGGCCAATTAGGACTAAGGTTGGTtatctttagaagaatttgagctttccttgccccgcagtccggattgcgctgagttcggccaatcaggactaaggttggttgttcttagaagaatttgagctttcgttgcccccagtccggattgggCTGAGTTCGGCCAATCAGGTCTAAGGTTGGTTgttcttagaagaatttgagctttccttGCTCCCCTGTCtagattgcgctgagttcggccaatcaggactaaggtttgttgttcttagaagaatttgagcttttcttgcccccagtccagattgcgttgagttcagccaatcaagACTAAAGTTGGtggtctttagaagaatttgagctttccttgcccccagtccggattgggTGAGTTCGGCCAATCATGACTAAGGTTTGTTgttcttagaagaatttgagctttccttGCTCTTCAGTCCGGATTGGGTTGAGTTCgaccaatcaggactaaggttggttttctttagaagaatttgagctttccttACTCCcaagtccggattgcgctgagttcggccaatcaggactaatgtttgttatttttagaagaatttgagttttccttgctccccagtccggattgggttgagttcggccaatcaggactaaagttggttatctttagaagaatttgagctttccttgctccccagtccggattgcgctgagttcggccaATCAGAACTAAGGTTTGTTgttcttagaagaatttgagcttttcttacCCCAATCTGGATTGCGTTGAGGTAAGTAGTCTGGACCTGGAAGTTAAAATGGTTTTAGGGTTCCCCCCCCCCAATGATTTGAATTTTAACAGTTGTAAGTCTTGTGGAGAGACGTGCCTCATCATTATTTGTATTAATTATAGTTTTGATGGATGATCCTGATTTTGCCACGTGGCGAGAGGCTTTTGGTTTCACCGTGCCTATAAAAGGCGCCCCTAACTCATCCCTTTCTTTTTTACTTTCCTCTAATTTTCTTCTCGTTTTTGCTCTATCTCTGAATCTTTTTCCGGCGGTTGTTCACGGGAGAACTCGAGGCTTTCTGTTCGTTGCTCGGTCGTCCCCAAACTCTCCTTTTTCTTTAAACTTTTAAGTTTCTTCATCTTTCTTTTATTTGTTTTGCAAATGCTTCGAAATTGTGTCACTTGCTTTGGTTTCGATTGTTTTGTCTTGAAGGGTTTTTGTGTTCATAGCTATGAATGTGTTTGtgagtatgtatatatatatttttggcaTAATTTGGTGTTTCGATTTTGGTGAATCTTGTTTCTGGAATCAGAGTTTTTAGGTTGAGTCCAGACTTGGTTGTTTAGTCCGAACTGATAGGCTTCTATTTGTTTTGGTGATTATCTTGTGTTTTTTATGTTTTGAGTCCGGACTAAGGTATTAGTTATGGGGTTTTATTGTCCGGACTTTTGCTTGTGGTTATATTGTTTGTGGGTTTGTATTGGCTTTTGAGCTATGGGCCTCCGGACTGATTCTTTTAACTTTAAATAAAATTGAACATAGGGTAGTCCGGACCATGTAGCTTTGaagataaataaactgtaggGATTTAGACTAACCTTTATCACTTGTTTTAGGTATATGGTCCAGACTAAAGCTTGTGCAAGGGCTTTTATCACCTGCTATCCGGGGCCGTCGGGTTCAGATTTAGATTTTTCTAGTGATCCAGAGCGCATTGAGATGGGGAAAAAGGTGTCCACCTCTGATTCTGAAGCTATCACTTAGTTGTCTGTAGTTTGAATATCCTCTAGAAAGGTGCCTTGCACTCCGGAGGGTTTATGGGTCCACACTTCAGGTTACTTGATCACCAAAAGTGAGGAAATAGAGAATAGTTTCTACTATAGAAGTATTAGGTCCGGGTATGCGAGGCAGCCTAATGCTGGTTCGGGGCCATATGATAAGGATGAATTCGACAGAAAGTTCGCAGGGAGTATTATTGCCAAGGAGCCTTATGATCTGAAGGATGAGTACGCTGTTTTAGATCATGCAGCGCAGGACCCATCAGTCCGGGCGACTTTTCAGTTGGACCCCCGGATTGAGTGGAGGTGGCCGGAGCCAGGTGAGCAGATTTATCGCAGACCGGCTGATGGATTCGTTCCGGTGTGGTTGGAGCATCTACGCTCCGGATGGAATCCATACTGGCATCTTTTTTTGAAGCATCTCTGCAAGTATGAATACCAGTTGTCTCATATGCAGATAACTCCGAATGGGATCAAATGGATGACCTGGTTTATTGCTTCCGGCAACCAGTTCAAAGTTCAGCCCACTTTCAAGTTGTGGCATTATATCTTCAGCCTAGTCCGGTCTAGCCAGATGCCTTTGCATGAGCTTAGGTTCTGGACTCCGGAGTGTGGTTATGGTGGTTCTTATAGGGCTGTCATTCAACAGTCCTCGTTGAAGCACTGGAATGGGGAGTTAATTATGCTGAGGGGTTTAGACTTGCATTACCTTCCCCATATTGTTGCCAAGGGAGTCCGGACTCATTTCTGTAGGGATGTTCTCTGGGGAGACGCCATCCGGCTGGTTTTTGCTTTTTGTGAATGGTTGGGTTTCCAAATGACCCGTGACACATTTATGATGTACAGAATTATGCATAGGATAGGGTGTAAGTTACTTGTTTTTATGTTCGGACTGTTTTCTTTTGTTGTAGTGCTTTGTAGTGTTTGGTTTTTGTAAATTTAGTattttgacttgtgttttttgcTTTATTTTCTGGCAGGTTTATCGCATTATAATCCGGACATGTCTTCATCGGCGTACGGTGATGCATTGAAGGGTTTGGCTAAGGCTTTCAAATTGCCTAAGAAAGCTGCAGTTGGTGGGTCCAGGTGTAATGCTTCTGTGAATGAGGGGTCTATGAGCAATGTTGTGTCAAGGCCGGAGGATGATGTGAATGACCGGGCTCCGGAGCAGAATATTGAGCCGGAAATGGGTGATCAATTCGCGAACCTGGAGGAACTTGAGCCTCTCGGCGAGGTTTCGGATGTTGAGTCCGGCCAGAAGAATAAGAGGTTCCGAAGTGTTGGGATGAAGCCTCCCCGAGCTCAAAATTTCGATGCTGGTGCTGGGTCCGGACTGGACAAGGGAAAAGGCCTGGAAGTTGAGAGTCCGGAGAATCGTAGCCCGAAGCTTGATGGTAAAGTTGTTCGTTTCATGGCTGGGATCCCTACTCAAGATGACTAGAAGAAGATGAACCAGTCCAGATTCGACGCAACTATGAAGGAATTCTCCCGGCTCTAGGGTCAGGTACATTGTTTTTATGTTCCTGTTTTGCTTCTATTCCTTTACCTTAGAATAATTTTCTAAGAAGTACGTTTGTTCTTTTGTAGCTTGGCGGTTATATGGCAGGATCTGCTTCTCTGGCGTATAATGATTTGAATGATGCTCGGATTTCCATTGCTGATAAGGATGCTGAGATCAAGAACTTAAGGGATCAAATTATAGTCAAGGATACTTCTCTATCCGGACTCAATGGGCTGAGAATGTTGAGAAGGAGGCTGCGGATTTGAAATCTGACTTAGCTGAGCTCCAGAAGCAGCTTTCCTCTGTTAGGCCGGAGTTTGAAGTCATTGAAGAGTACAAGAAATTCGAGGAGTATGATAGGGCCATTGCCAATGCTGGTGCTCCGGAGATTGATCGTTGTTGGCTGGTTGTCGAGAGGCATATTAAAACTAATCTGGAGGCAGACTTGGAGAGCTTTGTTGAAGAATTCATCAAGACAAAACAGCATATTGAGGCTGGACTCGGGGAACCGGAGCCTTTTGATGGTCCTTGTCCTAGTTTCCTTCCGCCAACTGCTCCGGATTCCTAGATATttgattatttgaatttaaaGTATGAACTTGTGTTTTTAGACTGATTTCTGATGTGTAGCTGTAAAATCGTACTGTGCTCCGGGCTATTTTAGTCCGATTTCTTTTAAATATTTGCTTTGGTTTGCTTTTATTATGCTTTGCTATTGTAGTTTATTCTTGCCTTAGAAATGTTTTCTAAGTTATTGTTTGTTCTAGTCCAGACTCATAGCtagtccggactagtggttgcttatTTGTACTCAAAGAATAATTCTAAGTAgatatgtttgctctagtccagactcATTGCTTGTCCGGGCTAGTGGTTgcttctttacttagaaaattattttcaagtaaaaatggttgttctagtcctgactaatggcTTGTCCAGACTAGTGGGGGCTTTTTTGCTTAGAAAATTGTTTCTAAGTAAAAATGGCGGCTCTAGTCCTGACttatagcttgtccggactagtggtggttttttagaaaattaattccaagtaaaaatggttgctctagtcctgactaatagcttgtccggactagtggtggcttttttgtttagaaaattaattctaagtaaaaatggttgctctagtcctgactaatagcttgtccggactagtggtggatTTTTtgtttagaaaattaattctaagtaaaaatggttgctctagtcctgactaatagcttgtccggtCTAGTGTTGGCtttttagaaaattaattctaagtaaaaatggttgctctagtcctgactaatagcttgtccggactagtggtggcttttttatttagaaaattaattctaagaaaaaatggttgctctagtcctgactaatagcttgtctgGCCTAGTGGTTAGCTTTGATAAATGTAAAGAGGAAATGTTTTTCATTAATCATTGATACAAAATATAAGGAAAAATAAATCGGTTGCTTGCCATATTGGCTACAAgattttggttgctttgtttgttCTCCTAttggtagaattttcttagccttagTCCATGCCAAGTATTTGGGACTTCTAAGCCATCCATGTTCAGGAGTTTGTAGGTTCCTGGCCTCAGGACTTTTTTcaccttgtatggtccttcccatttggaCATTAGCTTTCCGGTGTTTGTGGGATCTGATGCTTCTGTGTCTCGAAGGACTAAGTCTCACACTTGGACGTTTTTTACTCTGGACTTCTTACTGAAGTGCTCTCTTGTTTTCTCCTTGTATTTTTCCATCCTTTCTACAGCTTGGTCCCGGACCTCATCAATTAGCTCCATGTTTGTTCTGAGTCCTTCTTCGTTTGCTTCTTCAtcaaagtttattgctctgtgAGAAGGAGATCCCACTTCAATAGGAAGCATTGCTTCTGTCCCATAAGCTAGTTTGAACGAAGTTTCTCCGGTGCTTGTCCTGGGGCTTGTCTTGTAGGACCATAGTATGCTtggtagttcttctggccatttgcttTTGCTCTCTTTGAGTCTTTTTTCAATACCTCGGAGTAGGATTCTGTTGGTGACTTCTACTTGGCCGTTTCCTTGGGGATATGCTATTGATGACTTTTTGTGCTTTATCCCGCGCTCCTGAAGGTAGGACTCGAATTCTGATCCAATGAACTGGGGTCCGTTATCTGATACTAGGACTCGTggtatcccgaacctcatcaaaatattgtccataaactttatgcagtctTGCTGATTGATTGTTCTCATTGCTTTTGCTTCAACCCATTTTGTCATGTAATCAATTGAGACTAACAAGTACCTGAGATCTCCTTTGGCCCGGGGAAAGGCTCCCATGATGTCAATACCCCATCAAGAAAAGGGGATAGGTGACAGGACTGAGGAAGGTAGGACTGGGCTGATCCGGGATacattgctgaagagttggcattcTTTGCATTTCTTCACAAACTCTATTGCATCCTAGTGGATGGTcggccagtagtagccttgtcatatgatcttatgagctagggACTTTGCGGACATGTGATCTCCGTATATTCTTTCATGCACTTCCGTCAAacagtactttgcttcttctgggccAACACATTTTAGGATAGGGGATGAGAAGGTCCTGCGGTAGAGTAGTCCttcttcgaggaagaacttggctgcttttgctttcaaTATTTGGGATTTTCCTCTATCCTCCGGGAGCTCCCATTTCTCCAAGTAGTTTATAAAGGGAGTCATCCAGTTTTGGTTGCTTTCGTTCTCCAAGACTTCTCCGGATTCGATAGAAGGTTTGTAGAGTTCTTCAAAGTAAACTGAGCCATCCAGATCTGATGAGTTTCGGACTAATTTGGATAGAATATctgcttcttcattttcttctcggCTTATCTGAAGGAAATGGTTCTTGGGGATTCAGGCTAAGTAACTTTGAACCAGTGCTTGGTACTTGGCCAGAATAGGGTCCTTTGTTATGTATTCTCCATTTATTTGTTCgaccactatctgggagtcgATGTAGATTTTTAAGTCCTGGACCCTCAGAGTACTGGAAAGCTTTAGTCCTGCAATCAAATCCTCATATTCCTTCTGATTATTTATTGCGGGGAATCCAAAAGATATAGCTGTTTGAATGGTGGATCCTTCAGGGCTTTTTAGTATGAGTCCGGCTCCCGACCTTTCGCTTGTTGAAGAACCGTCTACTTTCAAGGTCCAGGCTCCCGGACTTGTATCTTTTTTTATTTCTGGATCGATGTTCATTGGTTCcggttcttcttcttggaagttgcattcgattatgaaatctgcaagTGTTTGAGCTTTAATGGCAGTCTTGGGAATAAAGCTTAAGTTGAACTGGCTTAACTCCATAGCCCAATTGACTAGCCTTCCCGAGACATCTGGATTGTGAATTATCTTCCTTAGCGGCTAATTTGTTACTACTCTTATTTCTTTTCCTTGGAAGAAATGCCTGAGCTTTCTTGAAGTTGTGATTAAGGAAAAGGCAAACTTCTTCAGCCTTGGGTATCTAGTTTCCGCATCTTTAAGAACTTGGCTTACATAGTAGACTGGTTGTTATTTTCCATTATATTCCCTGATTAGGGCAGCTTCTACGGCTTGTGCTCCTGCTGacaagtataagtagagaggctctcCTGGCTGGGCTTTAGTTAGGAGTGGTGGCTGAGAGAGGTAGGACTTAATTTCCTCAAATGCCTTTTGGCACTCCGGACTCCAGTTTACCTCTTTCTTGTTGCTTGCTCCTTTGAGTAAGTCAAAGAATGGTAAGCACCTCTCTGCTAGCTTTGAGACAAATCTCCTGAGTGCTGCTAgggatcctgctagcttctgcacatctttttgggtCCTGGGAGCCCTCATCTCttggattgcttttattttctccGGATTGGCTTCTATGCCTCTGTATCTGATCATGAATCCTAGAAATTTGCCTGCTCCTACTCCGAAGGTACATTTCTCTGGGTTTAGTTTGAGTTGGTTCTTCCTTAGGTTGTCAAAGCACTCCTTCAGATCTTCCACATGTTCTGGTATAGTTGTTGATTTGGAAATCATGTCGTCGACATAGCACTCCAAGTTCCTCCCGATttgggacttgaatatcttgttcatggctctCTGGTAAGTTGATCTTACGCTTGTCAGTCCGAAGGGCAGCATCACATAAGCATAAATtgctctgtgagttatgaatgctgtcttgggtatGTCCTTTGGGTTtatcttgatctggttgtatctgGAGAAGGCGTCCATAAAACTTAGCATGATGTGTCCGGAGGTGGCATCtatcaattgatcaatatttgggaGAGGGCATGGGTCCTTcaggcatgcatcattcagatcggtgtagtccacacacattctccatttacCGTTTGACTTCTTCACCATAACAACATTAGCTAGCCACTCTGgatatttgatttctttgatgattcctgcttTGAGTAGCTTCTCCACTTCTTCGTCTATGGCTATTTGCCTCTCCGGGGTGAAATTCCTTCTCTTCTGTTTGACTGGTTTTCTGTTGGGGTTGACCCAAGCTGTGCATTGTTATGGACTCATGTAGTTCGGGCATGTCTCTTGGACTCCAGGAAAAAACATCTTTATACTCCCGGAGCAGGGACACTAATATTTTCTTGAAGTACTCTTCGAGTCCTGACTCAACTTTCACCTTTTTGCTAGGACTGCTTTCATCAACCTGGACTTCTTCTGTTTCTACTGCCGCTTTGATTTTTACTTGTTCTTTATTTGAAACCATTTGATGAATTCGGGCTTCAAAGTTCTTCTTCAGATAGGAGTTTGCTTGTTCTGATTCTTTGGTTGCTTGCATGGTAGGACTAGCTTGGTCTAGGACCTGATTTGTCTTGTCgactaccatgacttggttgcttgccGGTCCTTCCGGACTTGTTATATTTGCTTCTTGTTCCGGACTTGACTCAATGAGTTGTACTTCTTTTGTTGTTTCTTCCCTTGGCCGGGGTCGGTGCTTCTTAATGTTTTGTTGCTTGTGAAGGACTGTTGCCTTCCTTTTGTTGTCATGGTGGGTTTCTGTCATGACCAACTCCTGGCTGTAGCATGTTTCATCAACTCCATAATCTCCTTTTATTTCCCCGACTCCTGTCGGGGTTGGGAACTTGATTTTGAGATGGGAGATCGAAGTTATCGCTTGCATCATGGTTAGAGCTGACCTGCCAATGATTTCATTGTATGACGAAGGAGTGTTGATGACATAAAACTTGATTACATAAGTCACTTGGTTAGGAGTAGTTCCAAAAATGACTGGTAGATATAAAGTTCCTTGAATCGGGACTAAGTTGTGTCTGAACCCATAGAGTGGATCCTCCCGGCAATCATTTGAGCGGACACTCCCTAACTGCATTCGAtccactgtgtgcttgaagagaatatttactAAGGAACCATTATCTCtgagcattcttcttacttcattatcaaagatgtcCAAAGTGACAACTAAAGCTGCATTGTGATGAGGGTTGACTCCTTCATAGTCCTTActgctgaaggatatcaccaggTCTGGGAGTGATTGGATTGAAAGCACTTCTTCGCCGAAGTCCGGGCTCCGAGGTGGGGAGTGGGAGCCTCCTAGGACTACGTTGACTACATTATTTCCTCTCTTCTGCGCTTCCCCCTGTTGTTGCTGTCCCGAACCAAGTACTTGTTCATATTTCCTTTCTTCACTTGGTcctcaatgaagtacttgagtgataagcaGTTCTCGGTCTTGTGGCCATGGGTCTCATGATAATCGCACTACCTATTGTAAGGCCTGCTCTTCGGAGGAGTTTGCATTGGCTTTGGAGGATAATAGAAAGGCTTGTCTTTTATCTCCTTCAAGATTTCCTCTCGGGATatgttgagaggagtccagtTCGACTCCTGCTTTGGCTCCCGAGGTTGCTTCATGGGTCCTGGATCGCTCTTTGACTCCTGCTTAGGACCGAGTCTCTAAAAAATCGGAGTAATTTATCTTTCTTGGCTTTGTTGGTTTTGCTTGAACTTCTTCacctgatggtaaccccctttcggtcggtcatcaggGTTCTTACTCCTGGACCCCCCATTTCGGGTCATCCTCATTGCTTGGAGCACATCGGTTTCCTTCATGAGTCTGGCAGCCATGGAGTAAGCTGATGCCAGACTTTATGGCTCCTTATTGATCAGTTCTACGATATATCTCTCATTGTGCTCTGGGTCCAAGTTTCTCCTGAAAATGCTCAAAGCTTCCCGCTCATCCAAACTCGAGACTTTGTTGATTGATTCCTGGAACCAGCGCATATATGCAGAGAGAGACTCATTGTCATGCTGCCGGATTGTCTCCAAGTGACACATGTACATTTCGTGCATTTTATTTGCTCGAAATCTCCGAAGGAAGGAAGTGCGAAACTCCTTCCAACTATGGATGCTGCGGGAGgggatcctgctgaaccatctctgggcccctcccttaagagTTGAAGTGAAGAACCTTGATTTCATCAAGTCATTATAGTAATATATTTACGCGATCTGCTCAAAATAGTTCAGGTGTTCTTCCGGATCTCCTAGACCGTCAAAGGAGTCAAAGTTGTAGTGTTTCAAGTCCCGCTGCCAATAGCCTCCAAGGAGTGGCTGAAAGGAGTAAGTGTTTCTCCAATTTCTACTCCTGAGTATCTGTCCATCTTTCTTCGCAATTCATAGATCATATCTTTTAGGTCCTTctgcttctcttcttcttcatcatcagaaatcagctcCGGAGTTGGGTCTCTCCGGGTTCTCTTGTTCCTAGACTTGGCCAGTAGCTTTTTTTCTTCTAACTGCATTCTTTTTTGGATCTTTAGCTCGAGCTTTGCTTCTTCCTCTTTTCTGATTTGCTCCCGCATCTCTTCCAACTTATTTTGTTTAGCCGCTTCTGCTTCTTTCTTATTACCTTGATCCTTTTTGCTTTTCTTTCCCTTAGCTCCAATTCGGTCAAAGACAGATCTCTTAGATTGCTGGGAGTCCCCGAACTCCTCTGGTTCCTCCTCAAGTTCGGCTTCTTCCTGGAACCGGGTTTGCTCCTGcctgtagagcctgattgcttccGACAGTTCATCACTTGTAAGGTTGGCCACGTGCTCTTCGGCCACCGGGACATTTGTGTATTTGTATTGGTTCAGCTCAATAAGGTTCTGGCGTCCCGGGTGTTTACAATTCTCTCCGCAACGGGAGTGTGTTgcaatggttgctcctggaacGCCTCTCTGTCGGCTCCTGGATCAAGGGCCTAGGAGTGGTCCGGCTCTTGGACCTGAGTGCTAGCAGATGGTCTTCCAGAAGTATGctttcctggtcttgccatttctaaaaaataccaaaaataactAACAAAAATTTCCAACTTACAATATGGATCTAAGGTTGCTTTACGAAAATCGTAAAAACTATCCCAAACAATAACAAGTAGTAATAAACAGCTTTCTGGGACTAGTTTAAACAATCTTCTGGGACTACTCAGCAATGTGGTAGAATAAGTGTAGCGGGATTTTAGAACACAAATGCAATACTCAAATTAGAGCAAAATTGGGGTTCTAAAATGATCAAAACTAACAatagcacacacaaacgtggcttaaatcgACAAAACAGAGgtcacacaaacgtggcctaaaataacaagcacacacaaacgtggcttaaataaaCGACATTCATATTCATGGAAGGGTTTGGTTGATTGGGTTCTTACAACTTAAATAAATGGACTCTTTCAAGAGTttgttgatgaaggtgaatccaggggcaccgagacccaaggatggagacccctccttctagtgccaaatgataactcctggtggcggggctgaTCTTTCGACGTcgtgcctggatccttcgccgctgtggaggtgtagctgtggtggggttcctacaaaacaacaccggaaggggtggtttgggtcccgcggcgcctccggtgtgagagtaagaactcgcttttggggaagatgaagatagatatgaatgaagggtggttgtgtgtgtatatgagtgttAGAGAGTGATTAACCTCAAAATcttaccttcttgggctatttatagcccaaggatagggttttggggttggtacctttaaatcgTAGTCATCGGTTCTGGAAGCGGAGGACACCTGGTTGGAGTGGATGTTTTACACGTGTCAGCGCGGGACTGGTCGAGGAATGTTCTGAgaatcctctgacacgtgccctgattattcccatgattgatgtgtgacaatTGTCACTGTCATGTGCTTGGGCTAGTGGCTCACGTGTTGGGATTTCTCAAGGTTGGCCTTGCGGGACTAGGCCAGTCAGGACTGGCAGTACGCGAGACTAGACCGAGTTAAGAGTTCAGGATTAGTCCTTCCAGGAGTTATATGGAGTTAGGAGTCCAGGAGCTATATGGAGTTAGGAGTAGAACTTGCAGGAGTTATATGTACTATCACATATAGCATAATACACATGTATGGCATAATGGCTAAGTAGCAAGACGGCTACATTTTCACCCtgattatatatatacatacgggTATCAGAGACAAGTTATAAATACTCGAAGCCTATAATACATGCCGTTTTTTCTTTCTCGACAGACACACTCAATGAAGTGTTTTTGGCTCATATAGCTCACACTACGATTCGACTTCAACATTGAACTTACTATCCATCTCTTGAAAATCTCAGCATGGAGACCCAACGCTGGTGTTCTCAGGAAATGGTTAGTAACATAAACCAAAACATGCCTTGATACTATTTAGTTAAATAACTATATTGTAAAGTCTGGAATGGAGTTATATAACAGTAATTTGTCAACATTCATGCTATGGGGATTGAGGTACTTATTCTTATGGAGAAACCACCATGGTTTTGGACTTCTTTTCATTCGAATAAACAAGGTGGGGTTGCACAGAGATTATAAAGTCTGGCTTATCTTCTTCACATCTGAGTAAAGCTCCTCCTCCTATAAGTTGTCATGTACATAGTTAGCTTACTGCATGTGTTCTGGAAACAGACTAATTCCTACACTGTACCACGATGCTGTCATCAGTTCAGTCAAGATTGTGGATGTATACGAGCCTTTTGAGGAGGGTCTTCAGCCCGTAAGTATTCCATCTTTTTCAAATGTTCGTCCTATGAATTCATTAATTTAAGGCCTGTTCTATAACATTTTCAGTTATGAACAATGTAGTGTGCTGAAGACTAGTCATAATGTCTCAATGATTTCAATCACCCTGACAGCTAACTAGTTAAAACAAGAATTTGCGAGGGTAAGTTTGTATCTTACTTTAGTATCCAATACATGAAGCAGAATGCATGCTACTGTCATATTTACTGTCCCTGGCTGGAACTGAATGAATGCTTGAAAATGGCCTGATTAAAAGTTTATGCATTTCTGATTTTCGTTTTATAACTCTCGACCTTTTCATGGGTTTCTTTGTTTTGTATTATATCAAGTTAATTATGCAAGCGAACTTTAATAGAAAAGAGGTCTTTTGCAAATCTTACATAGTGATATTTTTCATTATTGTGTATAGGTATCGCAATTTCGCAAACCAGCTTCTGCATAACAATTGAGGCAACCCAACAACTCTCCTTAAAGTTCAATCTCTATCTGTTTTTTTTTTACTTTATGTTGTATGATAGGAGTGTGGAGACACTTTATGCTTCAACTTTCTCATAATTTAATCAACGAACATGCATTCAGAGCTCGTTTAAGTCGCAGACTTGCATTGTGATATTTGATAATTGATCCTTTTTAAAACCAATAATTGTTAGCTTTGCTTAAACAAGTGTTCCCGCAATCCGCATACAGCATCTTTGGAACAACACAATAACACATGCATCAAAGCCAGCCTATTTCTATTTAATGGATTCAGCAGCTAAATAGTGTCATTAGATAGATTATCAATCAAACAGTACAACAATATAGATGTAATCTTTCTCAAGGAATTAAAGAATCGGAAAGAGAAGCAATGCATGGGACAACCACTGGCAAAAGCTAAATTCCTACTATATAACCAGAGGAACAGAAACAGATC carries:
- the LOC141691033 gene encoding uncharacterized protein LOC141691033, translated to MELSQFNLSFIPKTAIKAQTLADFIIECNFQEEEPEPMNIDPEIKKDTSPGAWTLKVDGSSTSERSGAGLILKSPEGSTIQTAISFGFPAINNQKEYEDLIAGLKLSSTLRVQDLKIYIDSQIVVEQINGEYITKDPILAKYQALISREENEEADILSKLVRNSSDLDGSVYFEELYKPSIESGEVLENESNQNWMTPFINYLEKWELPEDRGKSQILKAKAAKFFLEEGLLYRRTFSSPILKCVGPEEAKYCLTEVHERIYGDHMSAKSLAHKII